The Caulifigura coniformis genome includes a region encoding these proteins:
- a CDS encoding acyl-[ACP]--phospholipid O-acyltransferase, protein MSHPATPRSIRSASFLGLTATQFLGAFNDNMFRWLAVPIGQRTMDPTLALVLGGVLFTIPYLLLAPLSGSLADRLPKQAVIVRCKVAEIVLTALGILAIATSQLWLLFAIVFLLGAQSALFGPAKFGALPEILKPESLSQGNGLLGLATVTGSALGTVAGYKLYGVAGPVLDAGPTLAGLWIPAAALIGTAIAGTLTSLFVRTAGAASPGKRIAWNPVTETWPAIQVLFRDVRLLRCALGIGFFWMLASLAQLNTDPFGNEGLHLPKEDVGILMAVLVAGMGVGSVLAGIWSQGKVELGLVPLGAFGISASALGVFIASRFVDVSLAATSQPAFYGVCTMLFCLGGFAALFDIPLEAYLQYRSDDSNRGTVLAGSNFVSFSLILVSCGLFQLLHGVLNLPPATIFMLAGLGTIPIVVYVVLLLPEFLARFLFYVLSRVMYRLKVYGRENIPERGGALLVANHVSWIDGILLLVSSSRFVRFIMYADYVNKPFLRWFCQRGGIIPIKAGSGGRAVLAALNEAREAVLRGEVVCIFAEGALTRTGQLQPFQRGLMRIVDGTAAPIIPVYLHGLWGSVFSFRGGKFFWKKPAQWPYPISIHFGKPIAQADDVNQVRQAVELLGVEANEMARSTELTVARKFVRQARRGRNRLKIADSAGVELTGGRTLAGALALRSVLRRTVFAPDEQNVGILLPPSVGGCLANLAVTLDCRTTVNLNYTMADSVINYCVRKAGLKHVLTSRRFLEKRPVALEGAEWVFLEDIKEQITGLDKAKAAMHAFATPIVVLERLLGLTRVQPDDLLTIVFTSGSTGDPKGVMLTQANIGSNVQAVDQLLQLKPSDCLLGILPFFHSFGYTATLWLPLCFDARSCYHFNPLDAKTVGTLAEKYGVSIILAAPTFLRNYVKRCTKEQFSKLHLVVTGAEKLPMDLAEEFNTKFGFYPSEGYGTTEMSPVAAVNIPDHLARDAMYKTNKLGTVGRAIPGCAVKVVSPETWADLGVNTEGLLLVKGPNIMKGYLGDPQKTAEVIRDGWYASGDFAKIDEEGFVHITGRQSRFSKIGGEMVPHIRIEEELNRLSPSSQEEETGPRIAISSAPDPSRGERLIVLYTELAKPSSQLVKDLSATGLPNLWLPSTDSFYKVETIPVLGTGKLDLAAIKKMALELAASGKSGHRDTHATEAAPAATPS, encoded by the coding sequence ATGTCCCACCCCGCGACGCCACGCTCGATCCGTTCGGCCAGCTTCCTCGGGCTGACGGCTACCCAGTTTCTGGGTGCGTTCAACGACAACATGTTCCGCTGGCTGGCTGTGCCAATTGGCCAACGGACGATGGATCCCACGCTGGCGCTGGTTCTGGGCGGGGTGCTGTTCACCATCCCTTACCTGCTGCTCGCGCCGCTCTCAGGTTCGTTGGCCGATCGCCTTCCGAAACAGGCGGTCATCGTGCGGTGTAAGGTCGCCGAGATTGTGCTCACGGCGTTAGGCATCCTCGCAATCGCGACGTCGCAGCTCTGGCTGCTGTTCGCAATCGTGTTCCTGCTCGGCGCGCAGAGCGCGCTGTTCGGGCCGGCAAAGTTCGGAGCCCTGCCCGAGATTCTCAAACCCGAATCACTTTCGCAGGGGAACGGCCTGCTTGGCCTGGCGACGGTCACCGGATCGGCGCTGGGAACAGTGGCTGGCTACAAGCTGTATGGTGTCGCCGGGCCAGTGCTCGACGCCGGCCCGACGCTGGCAGGGTTGTGGATCCCCGCCGCTGCGCTGATCGGAACCGCGATCGCCGGAACCCTGACCAGTCTCTTTGTCCGTACGGCTGGAGCGGCAAGCCCCGGGAAACGCATTGCCTGGAATCCGGTCACCGAAACGTGGCCGGCGATCCAGGTGCTGTTCCGCGACGTGCGGCTGCTGCGGTGCGCGCTTGGCATCGGATTCTTCTGGATGCTTGCTTCGCTCGCGCAGCTCAATACCGACCCGTTCGGAAACGAAGGACTGCACCTCCCCAAGGAAGACGTCGGGATTCTGATGGCCGTGCTCGTCGCCGGCATGGGTGTCGGGAGTGTGCTGGCGGGAATCTGGTCGCAGGGGAAAGTCGAACTGGGACTGGTTCCGCTCGGGGCCTTCGGCATCAGCGCGAGTGCCCTGGGCGTGTTCATCGCGAGCAGGTTTGTCGACGTCTCGCTCGCCGCGACGAGTCAGCCGGCGTTCTACGGCGTGTGCACGATGCTGTTCTGTCTCGGGGGCTTCGCGGCGCTCTTCGACATTCCTCTCGAGGCCTACCTGCAATACCGCAGCGACGACTCCAACCGGGGAACCGTTCTGGCTGGCTCGAACTTCGTTTCGTTCTCGCTGATCCTCGTGTCGTGCGGGCTGTTCCAGTTGCTGCACGGAGTCCTGAACCTTCCGCCGGCCACGATCTTCATGCTGGCCGGGCTGGGAACGATTCCGATCGTCGTCTACGTCGTGCTGCTGCTGCCGGAATTCCTGGCCCGTTTCCTGTTCTACGTCCTCAGCCGGGTGATGTACCGCCTGAAGGTTTACGGCCGTGAGAACATTCCCGAACGCGGAGGCGCCCTGCTGGTCGCGAATCACGTGTCGTGGATCGACGGCATCCTGCTGCTGGTGAGTTCGTCGCGGTTCGTCCGTTTCATCATGTATGCCGACTATGTGAACAAACCGTTCCTGCGGTGGTTCTGCCAGAGAGGGGGCATTATCCCGATCAAGGCGGGCAGCGGCGGAAGGGCGGTGCTCGCGGCGCTGAACGAGGCCCGGGAGGCTGTTTTGCGCGGCGAAGTCGTGTGCATCTTCGCCGAAGGAGCGCTGACCCGCACCGGCCAGTTGCAGCCCTTCCAGCGAGGACTGATGCGGATTGTGGACGGCACCGCGGCCCCGATCATCCCGGTCTATCTTCACGGGCTGTGGGGAAGCGTGTTCAGCTTCCGCGGCGGGAAGTTCTTCTGGAAGAAGCCTGCGCAATGGCCGTATCCCATCTCAATTCATTTTGGTAAACCGATCGCGCAAGCCGATGACGTGAACCAGGTAAGGCAGGCAGTCGAACTTCTCGGGGTGGAGGCAAACGAGATGGCGCGCTCGACGGAACTGACAGTGGCCCGAAAGTTCGTCCGCCAGGCGCGGCGGGGCCGGAACCGCCTGAAGATCGCCGACTCCGCGGGAGTCGAACTGACGGGAGGCCGCACCCTCGCCGGGGCGCTCGCCCTCCGATCGGTGCTGCGCCGGACGGTCTTCGCGCCCGACGAACAGAACGTCGGGATCCTGCTGCCCCCCTCCGTCGGCGGCTGCCTGGCGAACCTCGCGGTCACGCTCGATTGCCGGACGACCGTGAACCTGAACTACACGATGGCGGACAGCGTCATCAACTACTGCGTCCGGAAAGCGGGACTGAAGCACGTCCTCACCAGTCGCCGGTTCCTCGAGAAAAGACCCGTCGCCCTCGAAGGAGCGGAATGGGTGTTTCTCGAAGACATCAAGGAGCAGATCACCGGGCTCGACAAGGCGAAGGCCGCAATGCACGCGTTCGCCACGCCCATCGTGGTCCTCGAACGCCTGCTGGGGCTCACGCGCGTCCAGCCTGACGACCTGCTGACGATCGTCTTCACGTCGGGATCGACCGGCGATCCCAAGGGAGTGATGCTGACGCAGGCCAACATCGGGTCGAACGTTCAGGCCGTCGACCAGTTGCTGCAGCTCAAGCCGTCCGACTGTCTGCTGGGAATTCTGCCGTTCTTCCACTCCTTCGGTTACACGGCGACGCTCTGGCTGCCGCTCTGCTTCGACGCCCGGTCGTGCTACCACTTCAACCCGCTCGACGCGAAGACCGTCGGCACGCTGGCCGAGAAATACGGCGTGAGCATCATTCTCGCCGCGCCGACCTTCCTCAGGAACTACGTGAAACGCTGCACGAAGGAGCAATTCTCCAAACTGCACCTGGTCGTCACCGGGGCGGAGAAGCTGCCGATGGACCTGGCCGAGGAGTTCAACACGAAGTTCGGCTTCTACCCCAGCGAGGGATACGGAACGACCGAGATGTCGCCGGTTGCGGCGGTGAACATTCCCGACCACCTCGCGCGGGATGCCATGTACAAGACGAACAAGCTCGGCACGGTCGGCCGGGCCATCCCGGGCTGCGCGGTCAAAGTCGTTTCCCCCGAAACCTGGGCTGACCTGGGAGTCAACACCGAGGGACTGCTGCTCGTCAAAGGCCCGAACATCATGAAGGGATATCTCGGAGATCCCCAGAAGACGGCCGAAGTGATTCGCGATGGTTGGTACGCCAGCGGGGACTTTGCGAAGATTGACGAGGAAGGCTTCGTGCATATCACCGGACGGCAGAGCCGGTTCTCAAAGATCGGCGGCGAAATGGTGCCGCACATCCGGATCGAGGAGGAGCTGAACCGGCTGTCTCCGTCGTCACAGGAAGAAGAAACCGGGCCGCGGATCGCGATCAGTTCGGCTCCTGATCCATCGCGCGGCGAGCGGCTGATCGTGCTGTATACGGAACTCGCCAAGCCTTCGTCGCAACTGGTCAAGGACCTGTCCGCCACTGGCTTGCCGAATCTCTGGCTGCCGTCGACCGATTCGTTCTACAAGGTGGAAACGATCCCGGTCCTCGGGACCGGGAAGCTCGATCTGGCCGCCATCAAGAAGATGGCCCTGGAACTCGCCGCCAGCGGCAAGAGCGGACATCGCGACACCCACGCGACCGAAGCGGCCCCGGCGGCGACTCCGTCCTGA
- a CDS encoding D-TA family PLP-dependent enzyme gives MSDEYFIRRPEELLSPSYVVFRPIVERNLATMLRIAGSPDRLRPHCKTHKMPAVVQLLLEAGVRRHKAATIAEVEMLADCGVRDIVLAYNPVGPNIARVVAIKQRYPDLRLGVTADHPTPLAQLASALDAARMTVEVYMDLNPGRDRTGLTAGDDAYQFYRTIAETAHVEPAGFHIYDGHFHQADPEERLAALLEKFRPIQALRDRLERSGIPVPKMICGGTPTFPVYATIDDPAIELSPGTCIFHDANYGEKFPDLEVFKPAALLFTRVVSRPKGDRVTLDLGTKSVASDPPMGQRVVFPAMPMGVQVLHNEEHLVVETPNAGDFAPGDWLLGIPRHVCPCSALHKEAYVIEDGDLVATWPVVGRDRQLTI, from the coding sequence ATGTCCGACGAATATTTCATCCGCCGCCCCGAGGAACTGCTCTCCCCGTCGTACGTGGTGTTCCGCCCGATCGTCGAACGGAACCTGGCGACCATGCTGCGGATCGCCGGCTCACCCGACCGCCTGCGGCCGCACTGCAAGACCCACAAGATGCCGGCGGTCGTCCAACTGTTGCTGGAGGCAGGCGTCCGGCGTCATAAGGCGGCGACAATTGCGGAAGTCGAAATGCTCGCGGATTGCGGCGTCCGCGACATCGTGCTGGCGTACAACCCCGTCGGGCCGAACATTGCACGGGTCGTCGCGATCAAACAGCGCTATCCCGACCTGCGACTGGGAGTGACGGCCGACCATCCCACCCCGCTGGCGCAGCTGGCGAGCGCGCTGGACGCTGCCCGGATGACGGTCGAAGTGTATATGGACCTGAATCCGGGCCGGGACCGGACGGGCCTGACCGCGGGGGACGATGCCTACCAGTTCTACCGCACCATTGCGGAGACTGCGCACGTCGAACCGGCGGGCTTCCACATCTACGACGGCCACTTCCATCAAGCGGATCCGGAGGAGCGACTGGCGGCGTTGCTCGAGAAATTCCGGCCGATCCAGGCTCTCCGCGACCGGCTCGAGCGTTCGGGCATCCCCGTTCCGAAGATGATCTGCGGCGGAACGCCGACATTCCCCGTCTATGCGACGATCGACGATCCGGCCATCGAATTGAGCCCTGGGACGTGCATCTTTCATGACGCCAACTACGGCGAGAAGTTTCCGGATCTCGAAGTGTTCAAGCCGGCGGCGCTACTATTCACCCGTGTGGTCAGCCGGCCGAAGGGGGATCGTGTGACCCTCGACCTGGGGACGAAATCGGTTGCGTCCGACCCACCGATGGGGCAGCGCGTCGTGTTTCCCGCGATGCCCATGGGAGTTCAGGTGCTGCACAACGAGGAGCACCTCGTCGTCGAGACGCCCAATGCGGGCGACTTCGCGCCGGGAGACTGGCTGCTGGGCATTCCGCGACACGTTTGCCCCTGCTCGGCGCTTCACAAAGAGGCGTACGTGATCGAGGACGGCGACCTTGTCGCCACCTGGCCGGTCGTGGGGCGGGATCGACAGTTGACGATCTGA
- a CDS encoding RNA polymerase sigma factor: protein MTNWDHLVAIHGPAVWAVCSRLLGNRPSDTEECYQETWLTAWKASQRRTIAAWPAFLCSIATSRALDRLRRRYRQRSIFGSPRPSGDDVLGEVASTEASPVETAIATELSERLRAALAELPARQSEMFSLHVLSDWSQPDIAREFEVSVNVVSVTIHRARQRLRELLDEPH, encoded by the coding sequence ATGACCAATTGGGACCACCTCGTCGCAATTCACGGCCCGGCCGTCTGGGCGGTCTGCTCGCGTCTCCTCGGAAACCGCCCGAGCGACACCGAGGAGTGTTACCAGGAGACCTGGCTGACCGCGTGGAAGGCCTCGCAGCGACGCACGATTGCCGCGTGGCCGGCCTTTCTGTGCAGCATCGCGACCTCGAGGGCCCTCGATCGATTGCGAAGGCGCTATCGCCAGCGGTCGATCTTCGGAAGCCCCCGGCCGTCCGGTGATGACGTCCTTGGCGAGGTCGCCTCGACCGAGGCCAGCCCGGTCGAGACCGCCATCGCGACGGAGCTGTCCGAGCGGCTGCGGGCGGCGCTGGCGGAACTCCCCGCCAGGCAGTCCGAGATGTTTTCCCTGCATGTCCTCAGCGACTGGTCGCAGCCGGACATCGCCAGGGAGTTCGAGGTCTCCGTCAACGTCGTCAGCGTCACGATCCATCGTGCCCGGCAGCGGCTGCGTGAACTCCTCGACGAGCCCCATTGA
- a CDS encoding BatA domain-containing protein, which yields MFSWVSTHFLNPSLFWPAVGLMAVPILIHLINRLRYKRVRFAAIQFLLQSQKQNRRRVLIEHLLLLAARVLAVAFIGLLIARFVADPRQISMFQGTKTHHVLLVDDSGSMRDRTGDTDAFTAAREVIRKLAAEGAQRPETQKLTVLRMSSPNETLSGLSERDVDDSLLAEMSTRLDDLECTYGAVDVAGALDAVKSRLGDDAGSVKHLHVISDFRRVDWFDNKAAAAGIRALEEADIDVNLVRTVAASNSNLAVTDLSGDFATAAAGVPVLLTASIHNFGAVAAENVRLAVQVDGRPLPGNYLLERIDAGQTAKRAVPVLFEKSGTHRVAVSVESDALEADNSRRIAVVVADDHPVLVVVGSSLQDDGHYLRDALAADKSVTGYNVTVDSPEFLRRHPLDAYQGIYLVNVPDLPEDAVDALEKYVAAGGGLAWFLGDLVRPAFYNDRLYHEGKGLFPVKLGPAPARLTRDEFTSQPDIAARDNDLFRILAGAENPFIDQVFVNVYYPVDRDSFVKDRERPGGVSILADLRNRDPLMLESAFGKGRIVTSLTAAAPIMSPEKVVWTNWANGPGAPSFAVMNLELARLIARRDRAAPLRMVGEPIVMPIDRTRFRDDIEIVGPDDQVSQVSAIDPAPADSSSSTTDAVPMPVATYRDTERPGFYVVTKFGQSQQPDQQVLAYNVPEIESDLKVAADADIFNELGDGIQVTIQPAGSAEWIRSESPGRELRWILLVVLALLLSVEQILGYRLSYHSSDESSPKSKIFRRRKTATTGARRPLKAGTS from the coding sequence ATGTTCAGCTGGGTTTCCACACACTTCCTGAATCCATCGCTCTTCTGGCCCGCTGTCGGGCTGATGGCGGTGCCGATTCTGATCCATCTCATCAACCGCCTCCGATATAAGCGGGTGCGGTTTGCGGCGATCCAGTTCCTGCTGCAGAGCCAGAAGCAGAACCGCCGCCGGGTCCTGATCGAACATCTTCTCCTGCTGGCCGCCCGCGTGCTCGCCGTCGCCTTCATCGGCCTGCTGATCGCCCGTTTCGTCGCCGATCCCCGGCAGATTTCGATGTTCCAGGGAACGAAGACGCATCACGTGCTGCTCGTGGACGACAGCGGCTCCATGCGCGACCGCACGGGCGACACTGATGCCTTCACCGCGGCTCGCGAAGTGATCCGGAAGCTCGCCGCCGAAGGCGCCCAGCGACCGGAAACACAGAAGCTGACGGTGCTGCGGATGTCGAGCCCGAACGAAACGCTCAGCGGCCTGAGCGAGCGCGACGTCGACGATTCGCTCCTCGCCGAAATGTCGACCCGGCTTGACGACCTCGAATGCACGTATGGGGCCGTCGATGTCGCTGGCGCCCTGGACGCCGTGAAATCCCGCCTCGGCGACGATGCAGGCTCCGTCAAGCACCTGCACGTCATCAGCGATTTCCGCCGGGTCGACTGGTTCGACAACAAGGCCGCTGCCGCCGGCATTCGCGCGCTGGAAGAGGCCGACATCGATGTGAACCTCGTTCGCACGGTGGCCGCTTCGAACAGCAATCTCGCCGTCACGGATCTCTCCGGTGATTTCGCGACGGCCGCGGCCGGCGTTCCGGTGCTGCTCACGGCGTCGATCCACAATTTTGGAGCCGTGGCGGCCGAGAATGTCCGTCTCGCGGTGCAGGTCGATGGCCGTCCTCTGCCGGGGAACTACCTCCTCGAGCGGATCGACGCCGGCCAGACGGCGAAACGGGCCGTGCCGGTGCTGTTTGAGAAATCAGGGACGCACCGCGTCGCCGTCTCCGTGGAATCGGACGCCTTGGAGGCCGACAATTCCCGCCGCATTGCCGTCGTTGTCGCGGACGATCACCCCGTGCTCGTCGTTGTCGGCAGTTCGCTCCAGGACGACGGCCACTATCTCCGCGATGCGCTGGCCGCAGATAAATCGGTGACCGGCTACAACGTCACGGTCGACTCCCCGGAATTCTTGAGAAGGCATCCGCTGGATGCCTACCAGGGGATTTACCTGGTGAACGTCCCCGACCTGCCGGAGGACGCCGTCGATGCGCTCGAGAAGTATGTCGCCGCCGGGGGCGGCCTCGCGTGGTTCCTGGGCGATCTGGTCCGCCCGGCGTTCTACAACGACCGGTTGTATCACGAGGGAAAGGGCCTGTTTCCCGTGAAGCTGGGGCCCGCGCCCGCCCGTCTCACCCGGGACGAGTTCACTTCCCAGCCCGACATCGCCGCCCGCGACAACGATCTGTTCCGCATCCTGGCCGGCGCGGAGAACCCGTTCATCGACCAGGTCTTCGTCAATGTCTATTACCCGGTCGATCGCGACTCGTTCGTGAAGGATCGCGAGCGGCCTGGCGGCGTTTCGATTCTCGCCGACCTTCGCAATCGTGACCCCCTGATGCTCGAAAGCGCGTTCGGAAAGGGCCGGATTGTCACCAGCCTGACCGCCGCCGCGCCGATCATGTCGCCCGAGAAGGTCGTCTGGACGAACTGGGCCAACGGGCCTGGCGCACCGAGTTTCGCAGTGATGAATCTCGAACTGGCGCGGCTCATCGCCCGCCGCGATCGCGCAGCGCCCTTGAGAATGGTCGGCGAGCCGATTGTCATGCCGATCGACCGCACCCGCTTTCGTGACGACATCGAGATCGTCGGCCCGGACGACCAGGTCTCGCAGGTCTCCGCGATCGATCCTGCTCCGGCTGACAGCAGCAGTTCAACGACGGACGCGGTCCCCATGCCCGTCGCCACCTACCGAGACACCGAGCGCCCCGGGTTCTACGTGGTCACGAAGTTCGGGCAGTCGCAACAGCCCGATCAGCAGGTCCTGGCGTACAACGTTCCTGAAATTGAAAGCGATCTGAAGGTCGCGGCGGATGCCGACATTTTCAACGAGCTCGGGGATGGCATTCAGGTCACGATTCAGCCCGCCGGCAGCGCGGAGTGGATTCGTTCCGAGTCGCCCGGCCGTGAACTCCGCTGGATCCTGCTGGTGGTCCTGGCCCTCCTGCTGTCGGTTGAGCAGATCCTGGGCTATCGACTGAGCTACCACTCATCGGACGAGTCCTCGCCAAAGTCGAAGATTTTCCGCCGTCGCAAGACCGCCACGACCGGTGCGCGGCGTCCCCTGAAAGCGGGGACGAGCTGA
- a CDS encoding VWA domain-containing protein: MHSLLAQVAPETSTSFEIDWPYAPGEWALFVTFLLIAGVGVWLYRKDARYLPRGWPIILAALRVAALAGLAAILLNPHTRTQTTGTRPSEVAILVDTSTSMQQPADDVTPGTVGPTRAERVREVLAQSPLVSELRKSHVVDVFTFDSDLKPQAQRLEQFKEGETANDKPVDWSKVIEPQGNSTRLADSIDKLLAESRSRTLAGVVVLSDGASNAGRDMRPANERARAQGVRMFAVGLGGTKPPINVAIQKVILPTDVQKGDPFEITGLLQGINVGGKSATVELLEKGPNNPQPNVIDTKTVILADGELAESKFELRSSEAGNYEYTLRAKVADVAETREDDNLQSRTVNVFDRPLKTLIVAGGPMREYVFSRNVLNRNRGMSVDVWLQTGEAGISQEANQLLFKFPESREELFAYDILLAYDADWSKISLEQQKWIEEWVSNEGGGMMFIASDVFTPALTVNRDSSGSLDKLLPVVLDQVMPAIGARDRAAVAQPLTFTPEGKSAEFLQIAETAEASAEAWTTFPGVFRCFPTRARKGGATVYLEFSDPLSRGVDGAPVLLAGQRFGQGSVLYLGSPEFWRLRSLSEDYYERLWTKFARKVGEGRSKRGVQRALVILEGREVELGQTVPVRVRAVNSQFQALSSDTIRIEVIDPRGRPLVPAPVLDRDRNRATEYFGNFRVAMPGRYRIELNVPDTNDKATAEIDVLVPQREFASLTQDVVSLKTLVDGTGGGYFTPAEVSKLPALMPSAAEEFIIDQRVRELWDRAWMLYLLVGLLGLEWLLRKLLKLA, from the coding sequence ATGCATTCGCTCCTCGCCCAGGTCGCCCCCGAGACCTCGACCTCGTTCGAGATTGACTGGCCCTATGCGCCCGGCGAATGGGCATTGTTCGTCACTTTTCTGCTGATCGCCGGCGTGGGGGTCTGGCTGTATCGCAAGGACGCCCGGTATCTCCCGCGGGGCTGGCCGATCATCCTGGCCGCACTGCGTGTCGCCGCCCTCGCGGGACTCGCCGCGATCCTCCTGAACCCTCACACCCGCACCCAGACGACCGGAACGCGTCCGTCGGAAGTCGCCATTCTCGTCGACACTTCGACGTCGATGCAGCAGCCGGCCGACGACGTGACCCCCGGTACGGTCGGACCGACGCGCGCGGAGCGCGTTCGCGAGGTTCTGGCCCAGTCGCCGCTGGTGAGTGAGCTGCGGAAGTCGCATGTTGTCGATGTTTTCACATTCGACAGCGATCTCAAGCCGCAGGCCCAGCGGCTCGAACAGTTCAAGGAGGGAGAAACGGCGAACGACAAGCCAGTGGACTGGTCGAAGGTCATCGAGCCTCAGGGAAACTCGACCCGGCTGGCCGATTCGATCGACAAGCTGCTTGCCGAAAGCCGGTCGCGCACGCTCGCCGGCGTGGTCGTCCTCTCAGACGGCGCTTCGAATGCCGGACGCGACATGCGCCCCGCCAACGAACGTGCCCGCGCCCAGGGAGTGCGGATGTTCGCGGTGGGGCTCGGCGGCACAAAGCCCCCCATCAACGTCGCCATCCAGAAGGTCATTCTGCCGACAGATGTGCAGAAAGGGGATCCGTTCGAGATCACTGGCCTCCTGCAGGGGATCAACGTCGGCGGCAAGTCGGCCACGGTCGAACTGCTGGAGAAGGGGCCGAACAACCCGCAGCCCAACGTGATCGACACGAAGACCGTCATCCTCGCCGATGGAGAACTCGCGGAGTCGAAGTTCGAGCTCCGCTCCAGCGAGGCCGGCAACTACGAATACACGTTGCGGGCCAAAGTCGCCGATGTCGCCGAGACGCGCGAAGACGACAACCTGCAGTCGCGGACGGTGAACGTTTTCGACCGGCCTCTGAAGACGCTGATCGTCGCTGGCGGTCCGATGCGGGAGTATGTCTTCTCCCGCAATGTGCTGAACCGCAACCGCGGCATGTCCGTCGATGTCTGGCTGCAGACCGGTGAAGCCGGGATCAGCCAGGAGGCCAACCAGCTCCTGTTCAAGTTCCCCGAGTCCCGCGAAGAACTCTTCGCCTACGACATCCTTCTCGCCTACGACGCCGACTGGTCGAAGATCTCCCTCGAACAACAGAAGTGGATCGAGGAATGGGTCTCCAATGAGGGGGGCGGCATGATGTTCATCGCCTCCGACGTCTTCACTCCGGCCCTCACGGTGAACCGCGATTCCTCCGGGTCGCTCGACAAGCTGCTGCCCGTCGTGCTGGACCAGGTGATGCCGGCCATCGGCGCCCGGGATCGTGCTGCTGTCGCCCAGCCGCTGACGTTCACGCCCGAAGGGAAATCGGCCGAGTTCCTGCAGATTGCCGAGACGGCCGAGGCCTCGGCGGAAGCCTGGACGACGTTCCCCGGTGTGTTCCGCTGCTTTCCGACGCGTGCCCGCAAAGGAGGAGCGACGGTCTATCTGGAATTCAGTGATCCACTGTCCCGCGGTGTCGATGGCGCCCCCGTCCTCCTCGCCGGTCAGCGATTCGGACAGGGCTCGGTGCTGTACCTCGGCAGCCCGGAGTTCTGGCGTCTCCGCAGTCTCAGCGAAGATTACTACGAGCGTCTGTGGACGAAATTCGCCCGCAAGGTCGGCGAAGGACGCTCCAAACGCGGCGTTCAGCGGGCCCTCGTCATTCTTGAAGGCCGGGAAGTGGAACTCGGACAGACCGTCCCCGTCCGCGTCCGGGCTGTGAACTCGCAGTTCCAGGCACTCAGTTCCGACACGATTCGCATTGAAGTCATCGATCCTCGTGGCCGTCCGCTGGTTCCGGCCCCGGTTCTCGATCGCGACCGCAATCGCGCCACGGAATACTTCGGCAACTTCCGCGTCGCCATGCCAGGCCGGTATCGCATCGAGCTGAACGTGCCGGATACCAACGACAAGGCGACGGCCGAAATCGATGTCCTCGTTCCGCAACGGGAGTTCGCGTCGCTGACCCAGGACGTTGTCTCACTCAAGACGCTCGTCGATGGCACTGGCGGCGGATATTTCACGCCCGCGGAAGTTTCAAAACTTCCCGCACTGATGCCGAGCGCCGCGGAAGAATTCATCATCGACCAGCGGGTCAGGGAACTCTGGGACCGTGCCTGGATGCTCTACCTGCTCGTCGGCCTCCTCGGCCTCGAATGGCTCCTGAGAAAGCTCCTCAAACTCGCCTGA
- a CDS encoding outer membrane protein assembly factor BamB family protein — translation MSQSFDSSFLSGSGSSAGKATPTVDPADLVFVGFNRRVCALHRDTGELVWSWKSPQGAGFVVLLYDTDRLIASVQGYTYCLDPATGSQIWSNPLKGFGLGVPCIASISGVSPAGLQAAGEQDAAQRSAS, via the coding sequence ATGTCCCAGTCGTTTGATTCCAGTTTTCTCAGCGGATCCGGCTCATCGGCCGGGAAGGCGACACCGACAGTCGATCCGGCCGACCTCGTGTTCGTGGGCTTCAACCGCCGCGTCTGCGCGCTGCACCGGGACACGGGCGAGCTGGTCTGGTCCTGGAAGTCGCCTCAGGGGGCCGGGTTCGTCGTGCTGCTCTACGACACCGATCGGCTGATCGCATCGGTGCAGGGTTATACGTACTGCCTCGATCCGGCAACGGGCAGCCAGATCTGGAGCAATCCGCTGAAAGGCTTCGGCCTCGGTGTTCCGTGCATTGCGTCGATTTCCGGAGTGAGCCCTGCCGGTCTCCAGGCAGCCGGGGAGCAGGATGCGGCTCAAAGGTCGGCCAGCTGA